The Roseofilum reptotaenium CS-1145 genomic sequence ACCCCACCCAGCATCATGAGTAGACTTTGCCATGCGAGTTCTGGCAATGCCTTTAATATTGAGCGCTTCATGCCCAATATGCTTTCCTTTGCTTAACAGCTTTTTAGCTCTCTTGTAATGAAAATCTTGGCGTTGATTGGCAACTTTTTGATGTGCCTTGGCAACTCGCTTAACCGCTTTTCTGCGACGCTTTGATCCCTTCTTTTTGAGAGATAAGGAGCGTTGCAGCCGTGACAAACGTTTCTGAGCTTTTCGGTAGTACTGAGGAATTGGCTCTTCTTTGCCTGAGTCGTCTACCAAAAACGCTTTCAGTCCCAGGTCAATTCCGATAGTGTTATCCAGAGTTGGAATGTCAGGTGTAAGCGTAGGGACAGATAAATCTTGCAACGACAGAGTGATGTAGAACCCGTCAGCTTTTTTGGTTATCGTCGCGGTCTTGATCTTGAAACCTTCAGGAATAGGACGGTGCAGAATTATTTTCAACTTGCCAATCTTCGGAAGATGAATGAATTGCCCGTCCAAGTGTTCTGGTTTCACGGGGTCAGGAAACGCAATCGAGCGATAGCGCCCTTGTCCTTTGAACCTGGGTTTGCCGTTTCGTTTGCCGTTACTGTCGCCACTTAGCCATCGGTCAAACGATTTCTCTACCCGCGCAATCACATCTTGCAGCGTGTGAGAAGGCAGATCTTTATATTCTGGAAAAAGCTTTTTTGAGTTAACCAAATCCCGTTTCTGCCAATAGAAACCAGGACGCTCTTTCAATTCCGGTAGATGGCACATCAACGGACAGGCGTTTATGTCACAGCGATTTTGCTCGTACCAGTTGAACCGCTCTGCTAACCGATAGTTGTATTGACGACGCGCTAGTTCAAGCCAGTGGTCAATAGTGGCTTGCTGCGTTGCGGTCAATCGTAATCGGTACTGGTAGGCGGTTCGCATGATAGGATTGTAGCATATCGATATAATATTGCTACCATGCCGCAAATTAGCATTAGATTGCCGGATCGAGAAATTGAGCATTGGAAGAGTTGATGAAGATTTCTAATTCGTTTGCTGGAACGGATGTCCATTTGTTTGCCAATTTGATTGAGGGAGGTAAAACTCCTTGTTTAAGGCGCTCTGAGTTGCAGGCGTTGGGTTTTAAGGTTGGGGTGTATGCGCTGTCGGGTTTGTTTGCAGCAACTCAGGCGATGCGAGAGTGCTTCGAGCGCTTAAGGGCAGAGGGAACTACGGGAAGAACAGAGGACGATCTCTGGTTCCCTGAATTTGAGCAAATTATTGAGGTGGATCGATATCGCCAGTTGGAAGAGCAGTTTAAAACCGATTAAAACTTACAATACCTTCGCTATTTTGCCGTCGTGGACTGTTTGATCTCAAATAGTGCTTTGTTGGTCAATACCTTCGCCAAAATCAAAAATGCCTTGATTTGTCGGTTGGGTTGATGTTGGGTTGAACGAAGTGAAACCCAACCTACAGGACAATGGCGAAGGTATTGTTTGTAGTAAGCATGAAGAGTGCTTAAAATCCTAGCTGGAGAGGGCTGAAGCCCTCACTACAAACCGAGTTTTCTATTGCACTATTTTAGGTGAAACACTCCACTACCCGCCTCCCGACTCCCTATTCCCTTCTTGCCTTTGACAGCTCCCATAACCCGATGGTGCCAACAAAAAAGGTGTAGATGGCGGTTTTGAGGGGGTTTTGTTGGTGAGAGTGGGCTAAATAGGCGGCGGCGATCGCCTCTAAAACATGAACGATCACAGCAACTCGCGCTACAATAATTAACCCGAACAGTAGGCTGGGAACGGATGCATTGATGAAGGGGTGGATGAGATTATAGGATTCTAGGGCGATCGCCCCACTCATGAGCAAGGTTGCTCCAATTTTAATAACTTGGATGGCAGTCGAGGAAAGGGTCACAGGCATCATATCAATTAATTCAATGATTCATTATTATGGGATTTTGGACTCAAGTCACGGATAGTATTCTGAATCTGTTTTTGCGCTCGAATTGCCCCATGTGCGATCGCCCAACGGATGAGGAGGTGTTGTGTTCAACTTGTTCGAGAGCCTTGCGTCAATTGCAATTTTGCCCCTCCCATCGCCGACTCTATACTTGCGCATCAAAATCTATGCCCGTTTGGGTTTGGGGAAAATATCAAGGACAGCTCAAAGGGGCGATCGCCCGCCTAAAATATGATAACCATCCCGAAATTGCCCGCCCCCTGGGACAATGGTTAGGAGAAGCTTGGATCGCTACCCATACGACCAAACCAGTTTCACCTCTGGTGATTCCCATTCCCCTCCATCCGGAAAAACTCAAACAACGGGGATTTAACCAAGCCGAACGCCTAGCCGCCAGTTTTTGCCAAGTTACAGGTTTTCCCTTATCTACCAATGGTCTGATTCGCTCCCG encodes the following:
- a CDS encoding RNA-guided endonuclease InsQ/TnpB family protein, with the translated sequence MRTAYQYRLRLTATQQATIDHWLELARRQYNYRLAERFNWYEQNRCDINACPLMCHLPELKERPGFYWQKRDLVNSKKLFPEYKDLPSHTLQDVIARVEKSFDRWLSGDSNGKRNGKPRFKGQGRYRSIAFPDPVKPEHLDGQFIHLPKIGKLKIILHRPIPEGFKIKTATITKKADGFYITLSLQDLSVPTLTPDIPTLDNTIGIDLGLKAFLVDDSGKEEPIPQYYRKAQKRLSRLQRSLSLKKKGSKRRRKAVKRVAKAHQKVANQRQDFHYKRAKKLLSKGKHIGHEALNIKGIARTRMAKSTHDAGWG
- a CDS encoding TMEM254 family protein gives rise to the protein MMPVTLSSTAIQVIKIGATLLMSGAIALESYNLIHPFINASVPSLLFGLIIVARVAVIVHVLEAIAAAYLAHSHQQNPLKTAIYTFFVGTIGLWELSKARRE
- a CDS encoding ComF family protein; amino-acid sequence: MGFWTQVTDSILNLFLRSNCPMCDRPTDEEVLCSTCSRALRQLQFCPSHRRLYTCASKSMPVWVWGKYQGQLKGAIARLKYDNHPEIARPLGQWLGEAWIATHTTKPVSPLVIPIPLHPEKLKQRGFNQAERLAASFCQVTGFPLSTNGLIRSRETEAQFGKRADERRANLKNAFTVNTARISRDPHSPVLLLDDIYTTGATVQSATQALRYQGISVYGVVAIATTSTTQPPN